A window of the bacterium genome harbors these coding sequences:
- a CDS encoding GNAT family N-acetyltransferase encodes MNWLVRTFEIGYWIRAAAQGRGYVAEAVRVLVRFAFEALGANRVEIRTGGGNARSRKVAEAWVCEGTLRARPHRWGRAGRRHRRLRL; translated from the coding sequence ATCAACTGGTTGGTCAGGACATTTGAGATCGGCTATTGGATCCGGGCGGCGGCGCAGGGACGGGGGTATGTGGCCGAGGCCGTGCGGGTGCTGGTCCGGTTCGCCTTCGAGGCGTTGGGCGCCAACCGAGTGGAGATTCGGACGGGGGGTGGGAACGCCCGGAGCCGGAAGGTCGCGGAGGCGTGGGTTTGCGAGGGCACGCTCCGGGCGCGCCCGCATCGATGGGGAAGGGCGGGTCGCCGACACCGTCGTCTACGCCTTTGA
- a CDS encoding SDR family NAD(P)-dependent oxidoreductase, whose translation MRSDDEGRRTADVIFPRAGGSGEEAEGVGVLSGQGALVFGASSGIGRATAVALARAGAAVVVAARTGPALEQVAAQIRSEGGRADAVVVDVAVREQVDAAVDRVRALWDALDIVVNAAGTNVPRRRLDVLSQADWDELIRVNLSGAFHTIQAALPPMRDRRSGLIVQVSSVSGRWGDTSGAAYQASKHGVIGLCQATMFEERRNGIRVTAVLPGLTDTPILQRRSEPPPRSVLDQALQPEDVAAACVFLASLPARSYVPELIMLPPQLQCVGLTAI comes from the coding sequence GTGCGATCCGACGATGAAGGGCGGCGGACCGCCGACGTCATCTTTCCCCGAGCGGGAGGAAGCGGAGAGGAGGCCGAAGGGGTGGGAGTGTTGAGCGGGCAGGGCGCGCTCGTGTTCGGGGCCAGTAGCGGGATCGGCCGGGCCACGGCCGTGGCCTTGGCCCGTGCCGGGGCGGCGGTGGTGGTGGCGGCCCGAACCGGGCCGGCGCTCGAGCAGGTAGCCGCGCAGATCCGGTCGGAAGGCGGACGGGCCGACGCGGTGGTCGTGGACGTGGCGGTGCGGGAGCAGGTCGATGCGGCCGTTGACCGGGTCCGTGCGTTGTGGGATGCCCTCGACATCGTGGTAAATGCTGCGGGCACCAACGTGCCCAGGCGGCGGCTCGACGTCCTCAGCCAAGCGGACTGGGATGAGCTGATCCGCGTGAACCTCAGCGGCGCGTTTCATACGATCCAGGCGGCGCTCCCGCCGATGCGGGACCGCCGGAGCGGACTGATCGTGCAGGTCTCGTCGGTGTCCGGGCGGTGGGGGGACACGTCGGGGGCGGCGTACCAGGCCAGCAAGCACGGCGTGATCGGGCTCTGTCAGGCCACCATGTTCGAGGAGCGCCGCAACGGCATCCGCGTGACCGCGGTCCTGCCGGGTTTGACCGACACCCCGATCCTGCAGCGTCGGTCCGAGCCGCCCCCGCGGTCGGTCCTGGACCAGGCGCTGCAGCCCGAGGATGTGGCGGCGGCCTGTGTCTTCCTGGCGAGCCTGCCGGCGCGGAGCTACGTTCCCGAGCTGATCATGCTGCCGCCGCAACTCCAGTGCGTGGGGCTGACGGCGATCTGA
- a CDS encoding Ldh family oxidoreductase, producing MQTFRFQAAPLEDLSVRVFRALGAPEATARTVSSALIEANLMGHDSHGVMRIPEYVKRVKDGKVRPAAEPRIQAARGASAIVSGEWAFGQVAGTVAIDAAVDRAREYGVGAVALVRCTHLGRVGAYPERAAASDCAAMVWVGGLGEGPAVPHGGSRPALGTNPVSFGFPVEDDHPAVLDFATTAVAAGKVRVALDAHKALPPGCIVDSLGRPTTDPNEFMNGGGLMPFGGHKGFAMSVMAELFGQALTGADQPGGPDEEVFRRSGALFVAVYVGAFRPAERAKQVAKTLVTRLRAVPPAQGVECVQTPGEPEARTRRQRTAGGIEVPEDTWRAIVKAAESVGLSGQDLPAPAASPR from the coding sequence ATGCAGACGTTCAGATTTCAGGCGGCTCCGCTCGAGGACCTCAGCGTCCGCGTCTTTCGCGCGCTGGGCGCGCCGGAGGCGACGGCGAGGACCGTTTCGTCCGCCCTGATCGAAGCCAACCTGATGGGACACGACTCGCACGGCGTGATGCGGATCCCCGAATACGTCAAGCGCGTCAAGGACGGAAAGGTCCGGCCCGCCGCCGAGCCCCGCATCCAGGCGGCGCGCGGGGCATCCGCGATCGTCAGCGGCGAGTGGGCCTTCGGCCAGGTCGCGGGCACCGTGGCGATCGACGCCGCGGTCGATCGGGCCCGGGAGTACGGCGTGGGAGCCGTGGCGCTCGTCCGCTGCACCCACCTTGGGCGGGTGGGTGCCTACCCCGAGCGGGCGGCCGCCTCGGACTGCGCGGCGATGGTGTGGGTCGGAGGGTTGGGCGAGGGGCCGGCGGTGCCCCACGGCGGCAGCCGGCCGGCGCTGGGCACCAACCCCGTGTCGTTCGGGTTCCCGGTCGAAGACGACCACCCGGCGGTCCTCGACTTCGCGACGACCGCGGTGGCGGCCGGCAAGGTGAGGGTGGCGCTGGACGCGCACAAGGCGCTCCCGCCCGGGTGCATCGTCGACAGTCTGGGACGCCCGACCACGGATCCCAACGAGTTCATGAACGGCGGAGGGCTGATGCCGTTCGGCGGCCATAAAGGATTTGCCATGTCGGTGATGGCGGAGCTGTTCGGACAGGCCCTGACCGGGGCCGATCAGCCCGGGGGACCGGACGAAGAGGTGTTCCGGCGATCGGGCGCGTTGTTCGTCGCGGTCTACGTCGGGGCGTTTCGCCCGGCGGAGCGGGCGAAGCAGGTCGCCAAGACCCTCGTCACCCGTTTGCGCGCGGTCCCCCCGGCGCAGGGGGTGGAATGTGTGCAGACCCCCGGGGAGCCGGAGGCGAGAACGCGCCGCCAGCGCACGGCCGGGGGCATCGAAGTCCCCGAGGATACCTGGCGGGCGATCGTGAAGGCCGCGGAGTCCGTCGGGCTCTCGGGGCAGGACCTTCCCGCGCCGGCGGCCTCGCCCCGGTGA
- a CDS encoding MFS transporter, with protein MPDPAAPQGRWAALALIAVAQIGAMSTWFSAAAVAPSLAREWHLTAAAVALLTVAVQVGFVAGALASAITGIADIVSTRAVFVVSALAAAAANALLPATAGDLRVAIPLRLVLGGCLAGVYPTGMKLMTGWFRQGRGFAIGVLVGALTLGSASPHLIAGIGLSGAFAWQTVIVVTSLGAVASAAIVAGFARSGPFEAPSARLDLGWALRSLRDPAIRLANLGYFGHMWELYAMWTWIPAFLFASYLASGVGGGTGAAAGRLASMAAATVIGLGAFGCVAAGLLADRVGRTVITATAMAISGSCAVLTGLLFASPPLLVTVIAVVWGVSVIADSAQFSASISELAEPHRVGSALALQTALGFLLTAVSIQVLPFVLRVGGWSAAFTTLAIGPALGMVAMLRLRTRPEAARLAGGRR; from the coding sequence ATGCCTGATCCCGCCGCGCCGCAGGGGCGGTGGGCGGCCCTCGCGTTGATCGCCGTGGCGCAGATCGGGGCGATGAGCACGTGGTTCAGCGCGGCCGCGGTTGCCCCGTCGCTGGCGCGGGAGTGGCATTTGACCGCCGCCGCCGTGGCCCTGCTCACGGTCGCCGTCCAGGTGGGCTTCGTCGCCGGCGCGCTGGCGTCCGCGATCACCGGGATCGCCGACATCGTCTCGACCCGCGCGGTGTTTGTGGTCAGCGCGCTCGCCGCCGCGGCCGCGAACGCGCTCCTTCCGGCCACGGCCGGCGACCTCCGGGTGGCCATCCCCCTGCGGTTGGTCTTGGGCGGGTGTCTCGCCGGAGTCTACCCGACGGGGATGAAGCTGATGACCGGGTGGTTCCGCCAGGGGCGGGGGTTTGCGATCGGCGTGCTGGTGGGGGCTCTGACGCTGGGATCGGCGTCCCCGCACCTCATCGCCGGAATCGGGTTGTCGGGGGCCTTCGCCTGGCAGACGGTGATCGTCGTCACCAGCCTCGGGGCGGTGGCCTCGGCCGCGATCGTTGCGGGGTTCGCCCGCTCGGGCCCCTTTGAGGCGCCTTCGGCGAGGTTGGATCTCGGCTGGGCCCTCCGCTCGCTCCGCGACCCGGCGATCCGGCTCGCCAACCTGGGCTATTTCGGGCACATGTGGGAGCTCTACGCGATGTGGACATGGATCCCGGCGTTTCTCTTCGCCAGTTATCTGGCGTCGGGCGTTGGAGGAGGGACGGGGGCGGCGGCCGGCCGGCTCGCGAGCATGGCGGCGGCGACCGTGATTGGCCTCGGCGCGTTCGGCTGCGTGGCGGCCGGCCTGCTGGCGGATCGCGTGGGGCGAACGGTGATCACCGCCACGGCGATGGCGATCAGCGGCAGCTGCGCGGTGCTCACCGGGCTGCTGTTCGCGAGTCCTCCGCTGCTCGTCACCGTGATCGCGGTGGTGTGGGGGGTCAGCGTCATCGCCGACTCGGCGCAGTTCTCCGCTTCGATCAGCGAACTCGCGGAGCCGCACCGCGTCGGCAGCGCGCTGGCCCTCCAGACGGCCCTCGGGTTCTTGCTCACCGCCGTGAGCATCCAGGTGCTCCCGTTCGTGCTGCGGGTGGGGGGGTGGTCCGCGGCGTTTACCACCCTGGCGATCGGGCCGGCGTTGGGCATGGTGGCGATGCTCCGCCTTCGCACCCGCCCCGAGGCGGCACGGCTGGCCGGCGGACGCCGGTAG